AGTATCCAGAGCCTCACCTGTCCCATACAAGGATGtccctctttctttccatcCACCAGACCTGATGTTATGGTTCTGCTCCTGCCCAACTCTCCTTCTCCTGTTCCCATCCTCATAACAAGGCTGAGCATATCACGTGCAGAGGTGTGGACCGCCTCACATGTCCAACGCATATTTGTCCAACACTTACCAGAACAACACAGTTGTAGGTGTGAACATGGACTGTGTCTGGCCTGTGCTGCACTTACATCTATCAAACCTATCAGTTCTGTAGAGCTCTCCTCAGCAGAATTTGTGTCCCCATGATGAGATTTCATTGTGTTGCTCTTTTGTTTAAAGATCAATGGCATAGAGGTACAGAACCGAGAGGAAGCTGTGGCACTTCTCACCAGTGAGGACAGCAAGAACATCTCCTTACTTGTTGCAAGACCAGAAATTCAGGTACTACAGCAACAACAGAAAACCCTCTCTTGAGTCTTACGTAAAAGAGTTGCTCTTTTTTATAAAAACCAGTTAGCATCTTTTGAGGAATTTTAACCTACCTAAATCTAGCAAATCCACCTAAATCCATATTCTACAGATTGACTGGACATATATATGGCCTAGAATAACAGAGTTCAGCAGTCACAGGACTCCtccatatatattttatattgaaGTTCAATTTATAAGACATTCAGGGATTCATATATGATGCAATGCTATTACAAACATCAGTGCAAGGTATTATGGATGGTTTCAAGCCACAGCTTTGACGAACATACTGAACTCTTAATTCCTATAGCTATTGATTATTCATTCATTAAAACATCTATTATTTAGCCCCTCATATATCATCACTTAATATAGTTAAATATTGTCAAGAAGCATCCTCAGCTGTAAGAGCAGGTTGAACCAGATCCCTTTGTAGAGCAGGGATTAGcacaacaaagatgttgaacaaacAGCCATGAGCACTATTGTTTGATctgtctctgctcctcctgctgtgaGAGCAGCCCTTGCCAGTGTACCTGCAGATATAAGACCAGGCTCAGGACTGGCCTGTTAGCCAGGAGGTTTCTGATCTTTCTCTTGGGGATAATTGAGGCTGGGAGTGAAAAGGCCTACGGACCCCTAGCCAGCAATTTTCCCTCCAGCCTTTGATGCTGCCTCACAAAGGGGTGTGTTCAGGCATTGGGCTCTGGAGCGGTTTTATACATCCTGATCAAGTAGCACACAAAGCAAGACAGCCCCAACTCTAGGAAGTATTTCCCTAGATGAAACAGCTGAGTTTGTTTCACATAGAAAGGGTTGTTGAAGACaaaactgtgctgctggagacgGAGGTGGCTGAGTGGGAAAGCAGGACAGACAGTACCCTCACTTAGCACAAGACGTGTGCTCCTTCTCAGGACACTCAGCACTGTCACAGGAAGGAATCTCCTAGGATTTCCCAATTACCCTTCACAAAGAAAGAACATAATTTATGTCAGTCTTCATTCTTTTAACAACATTGGCTTggtttttccctcccttttcccttagCTGGatgaaggatggatggatgatgacAGAAATGATTTTCTGGATGACTTGCACATGGACATGTTAGAGGAACAGCACCACCAGGCAATGCAATTTACTGCCAGCATGCTTCAGCAGGTACTGCCATTGTGTTGTGCAGGGGTGTCAGAGCTTCACAGTGCACTCAATATTCTAATATTGAACTTGACTGAGTACATTTGGTGTCTCAGATGAGATCAAGGCACCAGGACTTTCTGTAAAATCAAGATATTACATGACTATCCATGAACTTCATCTTGGGGACCAGAATGTTTAAAATTATTACTGTTTTTTACTTTGCCCCTTACAACATGATCACAGTTCTTAAAAATCCACCCTTCTGGCTGTGGTCACTCAGAAATACAAGCTAGGTGTGTGGTAGGTAGAGCAGGCAGAGCGCTAACTCACTTCAATTTCCTATTTGATTTGCATGCACAGATTGAAAACAGTCTGCCTCCCAAAATCTTAAAATTCAAATGCATCACTCTGGCAAATGACTAAAATCAGGTCTGTAATGGGGAGAAAGGCAAAGAGGCTTTTACATAGCAGAGTTTATGCAGGGCCATAAACTTGGATCTGTATTCCCCATCATTCTGCCATGATTGTTACTCATACATGGTCAGAAATAGCTTTTCAGGTTTTGCCTAGTTTTGTCTAGAGTTAGTGTGGCATCCTCATATTTTGAAGAGACATATTCTCATTTTGTACTGCAGTAGAACTGGATATTTTTGTGCACTTCAGTGGAAAAGGAAACACTTTGAAAGTGTGACTTCTACTATTGTTGATAGATAACTGAAAAGCAGACCTCATGTTTTTCTGAGAAGGATATCCACAGCAGGCTGTGGATTTTGTCTTCATTTCTGCAAGGTCTCAATAATACTCCTTCCATACGAGGAAAAGACAAAGATGTGGAAAATGTAACAATTGGCCAATTATGAAAACTATTAAAGAATAAACACCCTGAAATATTTTATGCCTTGACAAtaattcctctttctttttgtttttgctgttaGAAGAAGCATGAGGAGGATGGAGGTACCACAGATACAGCCACTATTTTATCTAACCAGCACGAGAAGGACAGCGGCATGGGGCGCACAGACGACAGCACTCGCAACGAtgagagctcagagcaggagaACAATGCTGATGATCACACCACCTCCTCCAACACTTTAGGGAGCCAGAAGAAGCTGACCTACAGTCACGACACCCTGGGAAGTGGTGACATGCAGTTCAGCAATGAGTCCTTTATCTCAGCTGACTGCACAGATGTCGACTTCCTCGGCATCCCTGTAGACGAATGTGAGCGGTTTCGGGAACTGCTGGAACTGAAGTGCCAAGTGAAGTCTGCCAACCCCTACAGTCTGTATTACCATAACAGCACACTGGACATGAGCAAAAGTGACCAAGAAAGCGTTGACAGAGAGCTGGAGATGCTGAACGAGGAGCTACGCAACATCGAGCTGGAGTGCCTGAACATCGTAAGGGCTcacaaaatgcagcagctgaaggatcAGTATCGGGAGCCCTGGATGCTGCACAACAGCGGGTTCCGAAACTACAACACGAGCATCGATGTCCGCAGGCATGAGCTCTCAGACATCACGGAGCTGCCTGAGAAGTCTGACAAGGACAGCTCCAGTGCCTACAACACAGGCGAGAGCTGCCGGAGCACGCCGCTGACGCTGGAGATCtcccctgacaattctctgcgCAGAACTGCAGAAAGCGTTAGCTGTCAAGGTAACGAGGGGGCAGTAGCGTATAATGGCTCCCAAAAGAATTTATTTGCTAGCTCAGAATGTCACGAATCCAGCACTGCTAAATGCCACACCTCTGCTAAAGATCCTGACCTTGCCaagcagctggaaagcaaggaaaggaaagccagtGATGGAAGCAAAAGCCCTACTCCTGGTCAAAAACCTTCTGGCTCCTATATGTCCCCATACCATCACTCTCCATACAAGCACGCTCATATTCCTGCCCACGCACAGCACTATCAGAGCTATATGCAGCTGATCCAGCAGAAGTCGGCGGTGGAGTATGCACAGAGCCAAATGAGCCTGGTGAGTATGTGCAAAGACTTTAATTCAGGCCAGAGCGAACCCAGGATGGAATGGAAAGTCAAGGTGAGAAGTGACGGGACCCGCTACATTACCAAGAGGCCAGTCAGggacaggctgctgagagaacGTGCCATAAAGATTAAGGAGGAGCGCAGCGGAATGACTACCGATGATGATGCCATCAGTGAAATGAAGATGGGCCGTTACTGGAGCAAGGAGGAGCGGAAGCAGCATCTAGTGAAAgccaaggagcagaggaggaggcgTGAGTTTATGATGCAGAGCAGGTTAGATTGCTTAAAGGAACAGCAAggtgcagaagaaaagaaagagatgaaTATTATTGAACTGAGCCACAAAAAAATGatgaagaagagaaataaaaaaatatttgacaaTTGGATGACAATCCAAGAACTGCTAACCCACGGAACAAAGTCACCAGACGGCACACGGGTGTACAATTCCTTCCTGTCAGTGACTACTGTGTAATCACCATTGCTAAATTATGTACATAAACCACTACCATTGGGGTAGGAATCAATGCCTCGTTCAATGTGGCAAGAGTTTTGTAAATAAGATACAGCCATCGAGTTTATGGTTCAAATACTGAACTCTACAACTGTGGGTGCCAGGATCTCCACACTGATGTGGAGAGGCAGCTTGCCCATCTCCTTTCAAAGGCAATATTAGCAGTGCTTTTTGGAATACTGATTGTACTTTTTTTACTTGTTACCTTTTACATGAAGTGTTGAAATATCAGAAATGTATTAACCATACTTAAACAGGTAATTTACTTAAACTATATTCATTTTGAAAAGGTACCCATGCTTCTCTTTACCTAAAAGAAAGatgcaaaaaacccccacaagaATAACTGCACCTACGTATTTTTTGTGAAACCATATTTTGTGCtactgttttgctgttgttcacTTCTACACAGAGTGCTGTTTATCAATATTTAGCTCAAGGTTTAAACTCAGAATTAGAGTCATTCTTTTGTACTATTTAACATTTATCAGACAGCAATTTTTAGAGTTATGCTCaacatttaaacatttttctttgtaagGTTTCTGAAGAAAGTATATAAGTTTCATCTGAAAAGCCTGAAGCAAAGTACACTATATTGCAGCTTTAAAGGATTTTAAAGCATGTTTGCAAATGTTGCAACCTATTGGACAATGTGCATGTACAGCTAATTTGTTTCTCTAAGACAGTTTGTGGAATTGGAAAAGCCCATGGTAGTTAACTGTTTGCTTTATAGATTTGAATGTATTGAATTATAAAAGCAGTTTCATGAAATCATCATTAGCTACAAACGTTAACaagtaaaatgaagtaaaataaattattgttTTATATTTCAAACTATTCTAACTTCTTTTGACTCCCTTCTGGTTTCACCACAGAGAGTACTCTTTTCTTGAGTGTAGCTCCTGTGCTGTAGGAATGCCTGGAGGGCCTGCTGGAGTCAGCCCTAACAATAACCTGCATCCTGACTTTGGGGTGGAATTTGGATTGAGATTTTcttgagggaagggagggaagaggcaaGAGAAAGTACAAGAATTAGCAAAAGTAGAATCAAGTAATGCATGGCTTCAACTCACAAGGCATTTAAGGTGACCTGtgagaaagaaataagaattctctcctgttttgctttgttttgtggtttcttAGTGGTATTTAAAACCCACGAACAAACTTCAGTGTGGGTTAACattaagcaaagaaaaaatacagaaattaaagcatatatgaattaaataaatatataaagagatgatgaaaaatacaaaaaactaAAGATCACAGAGGTATCACattccttttcttgtttttaatttctaattaagacTTCAGATATAAATTGGAATATTCTGCTGGATTAAATAATGTAGACTCCTTATGAATAGCTCACCAggttttccctcccccccttttcccttgCCCACACAGAAAACTTGCTCCCAAGCTTTTGTTCTGGATTCTTCCATCATAACTCTACAGAGCAAAATTTATAATCTTAACAACAGGAGTGACAAGTTGGAAGGCAAGACATGAACAGGTTCCCAGTGCGTATTTTATCTATTACtaagaaacaaagaagaaatttgtttggggtttgttccaCTCCCTTTGTGGGCTAGCACTGAATGTGTGTCTACCATATTGCATGGTATATTCTCCTGTGTACCCAAAAATGCATCTTCAGCCCATGGAAATCACTGCCCTTTGAAATCCAGCACTCCTGTCTGTAAATTTATCTTCAAATGGTATTTTCCTTAGGGATAAAGCGCTCATGCTGCTGTAGGCTATGAAGGATATTCTGTTGACTTTGTTAGAGCTAGGATCTCACCTGCCACCAGCCATTATCATCACAAGGGGTACAGCAAGGAAAATGTGCTGATTTCAACAAAACACTGCTTTCAACAGAAGACATTTCCTCTCTGTGTCTCAAAACTGTTCTGTTCATCCCAACTCTAGGTGTGAGAGCTACAGGAAAATATTGTCTCTCCTAAAGTTCAGATAATCGAGATCCACAGGCAGTGCTATGGTTACTGTGGAATCACAGTGTTTAAGCCAGGCAGAAGAGAGTTAAGCCATCTTTAGTCAACCTGGTATTATTCAAATACTAGGGTAAGATCTGAAATGCTCTAATGAGGAAGAATTATCTTCAGGGTATTCCTCATAAATACAGGCTGCTTTGGAATATCTTCATAGGTGACAGTTCCTTTAGGCATCAGTTGTATAAATTCAGAGCATTGTATGCATGTGTGTAACAGCAGAAACTCAACTGTGATGTGTAGAAATTACTCCAAAGCATCAACAGTAGaaaatttacattcttttaagatgttgaaataaaattattggCCAAGAATTATTCTCACACCTTGGAGTTTTTCCTCACTGAACATTTGTCGTTATTTTGGTCAGTCAAAAATCACCTTTCTCCTTTAGTATTATGATTAAGTATAGCATCAGTTCAGAGAATCCAGCAGTTATCCTGGAAATTCATGCAAAAACTATGCAAGCTGTAGATTGTCCTTTCTCAGTCATCATATCACACCCTTTTTCATTGCTTTATCAAAGCCGTGTGGTGCTGAAAACAGAGATTTTAGGTCTTTTTGTTGCTTGCAAAGAAACATCGGAAGTGACCATCATGTTAGTCTAAACCTGACTTCATGACAGTGAAATGAATCAGACCAGAAAGCAGCCTTTGATGCCCAAGAGGAAATACTTCATCCAACAGCTTTTCTAAAAATTGCCTTTCAGTGCCTACCCCAGTGCTTAACAGCAACTAGAATTGTTCTAGCTGCCCACAGGACATCTCATGCAAGAGCTGTCCATGCAGCTGTAGAGATTGTGTCTCCTGTCCTGCTACAGGCTTTGCCTGAAACCTAGCATTctccagcagccactgcagaGCAATAGAGCCATCCTCACTGCAGAGCAACAGagctatcctcacagcagactCCTGCCCCACAAGAAGATGCTGACAGTGTGGTGAGTTGACCCTGGCTAAATGCTCAACTTAACTCCCTAGCTACTCAGACTCCTGCAAGGATCAGGACTGGGGTGTTAAAggaacctgtggacatggcacttcaggacatggtttaatggccatgatggtattaggttgacagttggactcgatgatcttagaggccttttccaaccaaaacacttctatgattctatgtgctcCTTACATTGGGGAGGCTCATTCCAAGCAGTTTCTGAAGTTCATTTAAATCTGGAAGAAGCTAAAGAGAGTGTTGCTCTCCTGAAATTATAAATTTTCATTTCCATcatcctccctttcccttcctcctcagccACTTCACTGGCTGATACCCAATCCCAGAACAGTATGTACATGCAGGCAGATCCTAAATACACAAAGGAGAAATCAGCAATCGCCAAGCAGCCCGAAAGGTTTTACCAGAGCCTCTTACAGAGCCTGTGTTCACAGATCTCTGGATGCTCTCACTCAGCTGTTATTCACTCCTCCTGTCCTACACCCTGTCTTTTCTGCCATGGTAACAGTACAGCATGGTATGACCAACACCTCAGTGATCACCCTTTGCAAATACATGTCCCTTCAGAGAACGGGAGATGTCAGTGGGACAGACACTCTGGATACAGGTTGGTGCAGAATTTGGCCTGATTCTTTGTAATGAAAATAGGTTGTGTCAACCTGGGGTCAATTTCCCTAGACTGCTGAACATCTCCCAGACGTAAGAtctataaaaatgtaaaatacttGTTTGCAAATAGGGTTTAAATCAGCGTGGAATCGCCCAGTTTAGATGTGCACTGAAATGGGAAAGCCCTGAACCAAACCTAACAGCATTTTTTTGTAAATTAAAAGAAGAGAACTCGCACATTAGGGATAGCAAATAAAATGAGGTAAGACTACATATTGCCTAAGGACTACTGGTTGGAGAACTAATTAGGATTATAAACTGAAAGTATGTAAATTAACCAAATATAATTATCTGCTAGTGGCCTTTGGAAATAGGTTACAGGATACTTGTTAGCAAAATTGCCTGGAAGCCATACAAAGCAAACCATAAGCAATTTAAACTCCTCTTTGCGTTTTATTTTCAATTGTTTTGAAAGCAATTGTTGTGTTAAGGATTTATTGGAACATAAGCTAATTAGAGAGAaaactcagaaaacaaaaataagacgGGAACTGTGACAGCAGATGCTGTACCTCCATCCTGAGGCCCCTGCTTTTATTAAATGTAAATTCTTTAAGGTGACAAAACAGCAAAGATTCTGCTTGGGGTTTCATCCCAGCAGTTTCATTTCTCTATCAGAACAGCTTCTGTGAGCTTCCAGCCAAAGTTAATCTGGAAGAGTGGTGGCTTTCTTGCACAAGTACAGCTTTTCAGCTCTACAGGGTTTATGAAGATGTGATCACTGTTCAAAAGCAAACATGCAGAATTAATGACCCTTTTCTCTAAGCGTCTGTCACGACACAAAGCTCTACTAGGATCAGGGGCTTCTGGGGGGAAATCTCCCACTTTGTGTCATCAGAAACAAAACTCTGGCCACTGGAGAAGCTGGTGGTAGTCAAGACAGTggtatatttattattttttcaatatACATAAAGGGGTCATATATAAAGGTTAGCTGGGCTGATTTCCTTCTCAAGCCAGAGGGCTTTAATACACAGCCCTGACACAAAGCCCACTTAAGTCATCTGAAAGACTCCAGCTATCTCTGAGGATTTGGAACCAGACTATTAACTTAGATAGTTAATTATCCTGAACTGTACTAGTGAAGGATATGTAAAGAAGGGCCATTACAGCTTTGTATACCAGAGCACAATTTGATTTTCTGATGCTCACCACACCTCCCACATACCTTTTAATGGTCATTgctaaaaaaatttaaaattatagatatagatagatatagatacaatCTGCCTGAAGCCTTGCTAATAAAGTATATATAATATCCTCTGAGCTCTAGCCCTCCAGAAGCTTTGGGAGATAATGAGAGAGCTCATATTGCAAAGTAACTTATACAACTATTTCTGTTGCAGGACTGATCACAAACAGGTTAGCATGCACTGCCTAGAAGCATTCTTGTGTCAACTCCTCTCAGTTGGATtctaaaaccccccaaacactAGAAACAGCCTCATTTCTGTGGCACTGAAAGATGCAATTGGCTGCTTTGAAAACTAGgtagaaacaaacccaaagtgAATTAAAAAGCTACATGCCTACTCCACGGGATTCAATTTTGAGTACTGAGAGTCAAAGCTCCATCCAGATCTGCTACCTAAACTAGTACATCAACATCACAGATCCAGAAGCATAATTGCACTGCTTTTTACTGATCAAgtccaaaatgaaaataaagttcATAGGAAAAGAGTTTCCTATAAAAAACTGCATCATCTTCTGAGACACAAAATGTTTCTTGGAGGAGAACTAATCAAATCAATAAATAATGACGGTAAGTTGGTGACGATACTCCAATTAGTGTACAAAAATATAATGCCTATGTTATAAAAACCAATGTAGCTCTAATAGAgtcaaaacccaaataaaaatcTGGGCTGATATTCTTACTTTTTCCTCCTATGCAAAACcaatctcatttttaaaaacaactaAACGTCTCCAAAACCTTCTTCAAGCACCTCTATGAAAAGTCAGGTTAAAGCAAGCCCAAACAGCCCATACCGGTTTCTGCTAACATGCTGTTGGCCTTCAATCATACAATTTTCACACCCTACTCCCATCTCTCCCCTGTCTGGGAAAAATGAGTCAGCTAGGACAGAAAGGGACCAGAAACAATAGTCCCCACAGTTTTCTAGTTGGGTCTGGGCCCAACTATGACTAGGAATCAATTAAATATGCATGAAATTACATATGTAACATGAATTCATAAAAAAGCCAAGTCTAGCTCTGCTTGTATGTTTTGATGTTGTGTTTAGTTCTTAAGGACCAAAAAAGGACTTAGTCCATCTCATGCATGATCTGATAAGCACATAATATCTCATGCTGAATTTAAAACCTGCCATGCTGGGACTGGAAAAACACCCCAAAGCACTAACATGACTTCATTTCCACAGCATAAGAAGATTAAATGGCTTGTTCTGAAATGCAGGTAGGAGATGCTATTAGAAAATACAACCCTAAAGAATGCCACTTGCCAAGAACCAGGGGGGCAAAATCAAAATGCTGGCAAATCCTAAGCTGCAGAAGTGCAAAGGAGCACAATGGCTTGAGTAGCTAGGTCATGGAACACTCCATCTGGCCACAAGAGAATGCTTGGTCTGTCCTTTCAGATAAGCCTGCCAGGGAGGAACTTTAAAGGTAATTTCTTTGACAATCCATCCTTTTTATGTTAAGCAACTGCAGGGCCATGCAACAGGGAGTCCCATTAACTGAGAATAAGAACTTCTCTGTAAAAGTGAACTTTTGGTGACCTTCTCTCAAAGAAAATACTTTATCATATTGGAGCATGGGCCTCCCAGGTGTCACGGCAAGGCTTGGACCAGGCAGGATTCCATTGTCCCTGTTAGGAGAGCTAGCTTTGATTTTCCATAATCCATCCTTAGGCTTATCTGGGCTTTGTTAGCTTAGAATGTCATAAACAAAAGCGCCCCAAAAGGCAAATCCAGCTATAATTGTTTAATAAAAGTAAATCAAAAGGCTGCAAATTGAAGGCACCCATAGTTTATCAAATTTTCCTTTAACTTCAGTTAAACGTAATCATCCAACATTTACTAGTCCACAGGGCTTGTTGTGGCAGCCAGAATAAAAGCAGTAAGGTCACATCCAAATAATTTCCATGAGAAACACAGCTCAGTTATGCCATAAGGTCCAGTGAGCACAGATACCAAGTataacaaaacacaaagcaaatttTACAAAGCTGACCCAGAAAACCCATCTCTGTCCTACTGCATTTCAACTCTCATTCAAATAAACTCCAAAGGCTTCTCTCCACAAACTGAACTCAAGGCAGAGGCCAGCTATGCATGATTGTTTAGTAACAAACTGATGAGCCTTTTTCACTATTTCCATCCTGAAGTCTTCGAAGACCATCTCTAGTAAGGAAAGCCTGAGCTTTGCTATGTGTACACCCACACAGCTTTCTCCTGTGTCAGTGTTTCTCAACGAGGCTAAAAGTTTTTGCTTCATTTATTCACTCCAGAAGTCTTTGTAGGTATCTCTCTGTGCATCTATATTACAGATTAATTGAAGCTGGAAGgaagctctggagatcacctagcgACATCCACTGCTCAGACGTGACATTATCAAGGATTGCTAAACTCAATATAAACAAATAAGATGCCACTGAATGTACCTTTAAGGCAAAGCCCAAAGGTACAATGAAGCAGACACTAAAAGGGGGTTAATAGTTCCAACACAGGCTTTAACTTTCTTCTCCACAAGCATTTTCTTCCAGGCACTGTAACATGCTCTCCATGTCCTAGTCCTAATAGGCTTTTTGCTAAGCATTGGCTGTGTAATGTAAACAAAGGCAAGGTCTCAGGTTGCAGAAAGGTGGCAGGAGTGTCCCTTGGGGTGTGGAGCAAGGCAGTGCCTGTACTTATTAAAAGAGTCCTTTTGGGTCCCAGAGCCCCAGTAAGCAGTACAGTGGCATCCATCAGTTCTATATCCCCATCAGTGACCCCAAGCACAGCTGGTTCACAAGGTCAAGAAGTCTGGGACAAGTCTCTAGCATGACACTGCAAAACTGTTATATCACAGCCCTAAATGTAGTCAGGCATGAGAAGAGAAGTGGCTGTGTGTGGCTCACACAAGACTTGGCAGAAGGGTTTGTCTTTATTCCCTCACAAGGCCACAACAGGTTCCACCCTTTCACTGACTTCTTAGGAGCAAGGAGAAGGGACCTGCTGATACATCAGACCCTTATGCATATCACCACACGTGCCAGGACACACAATGCTTTTCAGAAGCATCTGCTGAATGGTAGGATTAAAGAGAAGAGACTGGGTTTTATGGAGTTTGGGTTTGGCCCAGGATTGGGTCACCACACCATGATGATGTATGGAAATAGGCCAAATACAAAAGGACCCATAGTCAAAGAAAGTTTCAAGGTACCAGTTCAGATGAGTTTCCAGAAAGGAGatgggaaatcatagaatcatagaatggcttagaccTTAGACATCATCTACTTCAACATCCCTGCCATAGACAGGGACAACTCTCAACTACATActgctgctcaagacctcatccaacctggccttgaacacatccagagaagagacattcacaacttccctgggcagcctattccagagtctcaccactgaAGAACCATGATCTACGATTtccaagatccagtctaaacctactctccttcagcttcaaaccattcccccttgtcctgttgcaagacacccttatgaaaagtccctttccagccttcctgtaggatccccttcaggtattggaaggcagctacaaGGTACCCCCTGAGTCTTCTCTAAGCTGAAAGCTTCACTTCTAgttcctctctgtgaagaaaagtCACTACAAGCATTTAACAGCTCACAAAGAATTACATCTTACTTGAAACCCAAATCAAACTTGTTCTGAAGCTGTAGATGTGCTCCTTTGGCGAGGAACACAATTAGTTTTGTataaagactttttttaaagcatgttttattttgctgaatAGTCGCATGAAATAACAGAGACTAAAATAAATCCTAAAATGCTCTAACACAGAATTAGGCTATTTAAGGATAAGCCTGGATTATTt
This genomic stretch from Indicator indicator isolate 239-I01 chromosome 15, UM_Iind_1.1, whole genome shotgun sequence harbors:
- the PDZRN3 gene encoding E3 ubiquitin-protein ligase PDZRN3 isoform X2, which translates into the protein MGFELDRFNGDVDPDFKCNLCNKVLEDPLTTPCGHVFCAGCVLPWVVQQGSCPVNCQRISTKELNHVLPLKSLILKLDIKCDNHARGCEAVVPLQHLGEHAETCDFSPAKCRNRGCRQVLNLRDVEAHMRERCEARPAGLCEQGCGLMLTHGERRAGGHGCLRALRAHGAALQARATALEKALKKEALRAGKREQSLLSRLAAAQLELQVTALRYQKRFTQYSARLDALARARTASPGKDNQDGSSSEGIFVSKIVDTGPAAKEGGLQIHDRIIEVNGKDLSKATHEQAVEAFKTAKEPIVVQVLRRTPRTKAFTSPHDCQLVDVGTQTDITFEHIMALSKMGSPTPPVSVLDPYLLPEDHPSVHEYYDSNDYMGGIHQEMDRDELELEEVDLHRVNSQDKLGLTVCYRTDDEDDMGIYVSEIDPNSIAAKDGRLREGDRIIQINGIEVQNREEAVALLTSEDSKNISLLVARPEIQLDEGWMDDDRNDFLDDLHMDMLEEQHHQAMQFTASMLQQKKHEEDGGTTDTATILSNQHEKDSGMGRTDDSTRNDESSEQENNADDHTTSSNTLGSQKKLTYSHDTLGSGDMQFSNESFISADCTDVDFLGIPVDECERFRELLELKCQVKSANPYSLYYHNSTLDMSKSDQESVDRELEMLNEELRNIELECLNIVRAHKMQQLKDQYREPWMLHNSGFRNYNTSIDVRRHELSDITELPEKSDKDSSSAYNTGESCRSTPLTLEISPDNSLRRTAESVSCQGNEGAVAYNGSQKNLFASSECHESSTAKCHTSAKDPDLAKQLESKERKASDGSKSPTPGQKPSGSYMSPYHHSPYKHAHIPAHAQHYQSYMQLIQQKSAVEYAQSQMSLVSMCKDFNSGQSEPRMEWKVKVRSDGTRYITKRPVRDRLLRERAIKIKEERSGMTTDDDAISEMKMGRYWSKEERKQHLVKAKEQRRRREFMMQSRLDCLKEQQGAEEKKEMNIIELSHKKMMKKRNKKIFDNWMTIQELLTHGTKSPDGTRVYNSFLSVTTV
- the PDZRN3 gene encoding E3 ubiquitin-protein ligase PDZRN3 isoform X1, coding for MGFELDRFNGDVDPDFKCNLCNKVLEDPLTTPCGHVFCAGCVLPWVVQQGSCPVNCQRISTKELNHVLPLKSLILKLDIKCDNHARGCEAVVPLQHLGEHAETCDFSPAKCRNRGCRQVLNLRDVEAHMRERCEARPAGLCEQGCGLMLTHGERRAGGHGCLRALRAHGAALQARATALEKALKKEALRAGKREQSLLSRLAAAQLELQVTALRYQKRFTQYSARLDALARARTASPGKGEETKALTLVLHRDSGSLGFNIIGGRPCMDNQDGSSSEGIFVSKIVDTGPAAKEGGLQIHDRIIEVNGKDLSKATHEQAVEAFKTAKEPIVVQVLRRTPRTKAFTSPHDCQLVDVGTQTDITFEHIMALSKMGSPTPPVSVLDPYLLPEDHPSVHEYYDSNDYMGGIHQEMDRDELELEEVDLHRVNSQDKLGLTVCYRTDDEDDMGIYVSEIDPNSIAAKDGRLREGDRIIQINGIEVQNREEAVALLTSEDSKNISLLVARPEIQLDEGWMDDDRNDFLDDLHMDMLEEQHHQAMQFTASMLQQKKHEEDGGTTDTATILSNQHEKDSGMGRTDDSTRNDESSEQENNADDHTTSSNTLGSQKKLTYSHDTLGSGDMQFSNESFISADCTDVDFLGIPVDECERFRELLELKCQVKSANPYSLYYHNSTLDMSKSDQESVDRELEMLNEELRNIELECLNIVRAHKMQQLKDQYREPWMLHNSGFRNYNTSIDVRRHELSDITELPEKSDKDSSSAYNTGESCRSTPLTLEISPDNSLRRTAESVSCQGNEGAVAYNGSQKNLFASSECHESSTAKCHTSAKDPDLAKQLESKERKASDGSKSPTPGQKPSGSYMSPYHHSPYKHAHIPAHAQHYQSYMQLIQQKSAVEYAQSQMSLVSMCKDFNSGQSEPRMEWKVKVRSDGTRYITKRPVRDRLLRERAIKIKEERSGMTTDDDAISEMKMGRYWSKEERKQHLVKAKEQRRRREFMMQSRLDCLKEQQGAEEKKEMNIIELSHKKMMKKRNKKIFDNWMTIQELLTHGTKSPDGTRVYNSFLSVTTV
- the PDZRN3 gene encoding E3 ubiquitin-protein ligase PDZRN3 isoform X5, which translates into the protein MGCSLCTLQKQEEQYKLLYEVCQVNGKDLSKATHEQAVEAFKTAKEPIVVQVLRRTPRTKAFTSPHDCQLVDVGTQTDITFEHIMALSKMGSPTPPVSVLDPYLLPEDHPSVHEYYDSNDYMGGIHQEMDRDELELEEVDLHRVNSQDKLGLTVCYRTDDEDDMGIYVSEIDPNSIAAKDGRLREGDRIIQINGIEVQNREEAVALLTSEDSKNISLLVARPEIQLDEGWMDDDRNDFLDDLHMDMLEEQHHQAMQFTASMLQQKKHEEDGGTTDTATILSNQHEKDSGMGRTDDSTRNDESSEQENNADDHTTSSNTLGSQKKLTYSHDTLGSGDMQFSNESFISADCTDVDFLGIPVDECERFRELLELKCQVKSANPYSLYYHNSTLDMSKSDQESVDRELEMLNEELRNIELECLNIVRAHKMQQLKDQYREPWMLHNSGFRNYNTSIDVRRHELSDITELPEKSDKDSSSAYNTGESCRSTPLTLEISPDNSLRRTAESVSCQGNEGAVAYNGSQKNLFASSECHESSTAKCHTSAKDPDLAKQLESKERKASDGSKSPTPGQKPSGSYMSPYHHSPYKHAHIPAHAQHYQSYMQLIQQKSAVEYAQSQMSLVSMCKDFNSGQSEPRMEWKVKVRSDGTRYITKRPVRDRLLRERAIKIKEERSGMTTDDDAISEMKMGRYWSKEERKQHLVKAKEQRRRREFMMQSRLDCLKEQQGAEEKKEMNIIELSHKKMMKKRNKKIFDNWMTIQELLTHGTKSPDGTRVYNSFLSVTTV